One region of Chryseobacterium muglaense genomic DNA includes:
- a CDS encoding acyl-CoA thioesterase has protein sequence MQSKENLTCTEEVRVRFNETDPLGIVWHGHYIVYFEDGREAFGRQHGLTYLDIQKAGFVTPIVKSTCEHFLPLKYGETFNIVTTFINSVSAKLIYKYEIFNQENKLVCSGETIQVFLDSDNNLCLYNPEFFQNWKNKMGL, from the coding sequence ATGCAGTCTAAAGAAAATTTAACTTGTACCGAGGAAGTTCGCGTACGATTCAACGAGACAGATCCTCTGGGAATTGTTTGGCACGGTCATTACATCGTATATTTTGAAGACGGAAGAGAAGCTTTCGGAAGACAGCACGGTTTGACCTATCTTGATATTCAAAAAGCAGGATTTGTAACGCCGATTGTGAAAAGTACATGCGAACATTTTCTTCCTTTAAAATATGGCGAAACATTCAACATTGTCACAACTTTCATAAATTCTGTTTCAGCGAAACTGATTTACAAATACGAGATTTTCAACCAGGAAAATAAATTGGTTTGTTCAGGAGAAACTATTCAGGTTTTTTTAGATTCTGATAATAATTTATGTCTGTACAATCCTGAGTTTTTTCAAAATTGGAAAAATAAAATGGGACTTTAG
- a CDS encoding ABC transporter permease has product MLYKLWRSFIKEIQLLKRDSGGIVIIFLMPLLLIITITLIQDSTFKNLEGSKIPIIFIDNDKSEISKNIKLELQRSKTFDLLTNYDEKSAQNAVFSGDYQMAIVIPENLTKDLNSNIDSKVQTIVSSFGLESDSTATKVVASKTKDIHLYFDPATNAGFKNSVMNAVNKMVFEIENKKIYKAFQDQLGTTEDLENKSLITFKEITPNKGKEELMPNSVQHNVPAWALFAIFFIVVPLSINLVKEKSQGTSVRVRVSPTPYYIHILGKTFTYLIICIIQFLLMVAVGVWLFPYMDLPQFDVTGKMFHLIIVTLFAGLAAIGFGVLLGTLAKTQEQSAPFGATSVVVLAAIGGIWVPVFLMPEFMQKIAAFSPMNWGLNAYYDIILRNSGIGEIAKELIFLFLFYIAMVAISLFYERKQNSV; this is encoded by the coding sequence ATGTTGTATAAATTGTGGAGAAGTTTCATCAAGGAAATTCAGTTGCTGAAAAGAGATTCGGGCGGAATTGTCATTATTTTTTTAATGCCTTTGCTTCTGATTATTACGATTACCTTAATTCAGGATTCTACTTTTAAAAATCTCGAAGGTTCAAAAATTCCAATTATTTTCATTGATAACGATAAATCTGAAATTTCTAAAAATATAAAATTAGAGCTTCAACGCAGCAAAACTTTTGATTTACTGACCAATTATGATGAAAAATCTGCGCAAAATGCCGTTTTTTCAGGAGATTATCAAATGGCAATTGTCATTCCGGAAAATTTAACGAAAGATTTAAATTCAAATATAGATTCTAAAGTTCAGACCATCGTCAGTTCGTTTGGTTTGGAAAGTGATTCAACTGCAACAAAAGTTGTTGCTTCAAAAACGAAAGACATTCATCTTTATTTCGACCCTGCCACCAATGCCGGCTTCAAAAATTCTGTAATGAATGCCGTCAACAAAATGGTTTTTGAAATCGAGAATAAAAAAATATACAAAGCCTTTCAAGACCAATTAGGAACAACCGAAGACCTTGAAAATAAAAGCTTAATTACTTTTAAAGAAATCACTCCGAACAAAGGCAAGGAAGAATTAATGCCGAATTCCGTTCAGCACAACGTTCCGGCTTGGGCGTTATTTGCGATTTTCTTTATCGTCGTTCCTTTGTCTATTAATTTAGTTAAAGAAAAAAGTCAGGGAACAAGCGTAAGAGTTCGTGTGAGCCCGACCCCATATTATATTCATATTTTAGGAAAAACATTTACCTATCTCATCATTTGCATCATCCAGTTTTTGTTGATGGTCGCAGTTGGTGTTTGGCTTTTTCCGTATATGGATTTACCACAATTTGATGTAACCGGAAAAATGTTTCATCTGATTATCGTCACTCTTTTTGCAGGATTAGCCGCAATCGGATTTGGCGTCTTATTGGGAACTCTCGCAAAAACGCAGGAACAATCGGCACCTTTCGGAGCAACTTCAGTTGTTGTTTTGGCAGCGATTGGTGGAATTTGGGTTCCGGTTTTCCTGATGCCTGAATTTATGCAAAAAATTGCAGCATTTTCTCCAATGAATTGGGGATTGAATGCCTATTACGATATTATTTTAAGAAACAGCGGAATTGGCGAAATTGCCAAAGAATTGATTTTCTTATTTTTATTCTATATTGCAATGGTCGCAATTTCATTATTTTATGAGAGGAAACAAAATAGTGTTTAA
- a CDS encoding ABC transporter ATP-binding protein — translation MEHIIEIKNLYKKYKNSEEFSVNDISLNIAKDEIYGILGPNGAGKTTLISMLSGLIKPTSGSFTINGLSPKKDSTKIKQLIGVVPQEYALYPTLTAKENLMFFGSLYGLKQSYLQKSIDEALELMGLTKFADKKVDQFSGGMKRRCNLIAGTLHNPKVLFLDEPTVGVDVQSKKAIIDYLLDLNKKGTCIIYTSHHLSEAEEFCTKIAIIDHGKIHATGTPEELVERVANAENLEDVFISLTGKELRDVV, via the coding sequence TTGGAACATATCATCGAAATAAAAAATCTTTACAAGAAATATAAAAATTCGGAAGAGTTTTCGGTTAATGATATTTCTTTAAATATAGCTAAAGACGAAATCTACGGAATTCTCGGACCAAACGGAGCGGGAAAAACGACCTTGATTTCTATGCTTTCAGGTTTAATAAAACCCACTTCAGGAAGTTTTACCATCAACGGATTATCTCCTAAAAAAGACAGCACAAAAATCAAACAACTTATTGGAGTTGTACCTCAAGAGTATGCGCTCTATCCTACTTTAACAGCGAAAGAAAACTTGATGTTTTTTGGAAGTTTGTATGGTTTAAAACAATCTTATTTACAAAAATCTATCGACGAAGCTTTAGAATTAATGGGCTTAACGAAATTTGCCGATAAAAAAGTTGACCAGTTTTCTGGAGGAATGAAACGCCGTTGCAATCTGATTGCAGGAACACTTCACAATCCAAAAGTTTTGTTTCTGGACGAACCAACTGTCGGTGTAGATGTACAATCGAAAAAAGCAATTATCGATTATCTTTTAGATTTAAATAAAAAAGGAACGTGCATTATTTATACTTCGCATCACCTTTCTGAAGCGGAAGAATTCTGTACAAAAATCGCCATTATCGACCACGGAAAAATCCACGCAACCGGAACACCGGAAGAATTGGTTGAAAGAGTTGCCAATGCTGAAAACCTTGAAGATGTTTTCATTTCATTAACCGGAAAAGAATTGAGAGATGTTGTATAA
- a CDS encoding BtrH N-terminal domain-containing protein: MKINFEHHQTAHCENGVASNLLLNRGLKLSEPMIFGIGSGLFFVYLPFLKVNFAPGFSYRPMPGAIFSKAAKRLGIKIKRVKFSNPKDAQTALEKNLEQKIPTGLQVGVFNLTYFPEEYKFHFNAHNLVVYGKENGKFLISDPVMDFATSLSEAELEKVRYAKGALAPKGHMYFPTHIPENINLEEAIKKGIKDTCKNMLAPVPLIGVKAMRWVAKSIPKWADKKGTKVTNHYLGQLIRMQEEIGTGGGGFRFIYGAFLQEAAVILKNDELKELSKEITAIGDLWRDFAVDIARVYKNRNSKSNIYNELSKSMLHIADLEEAFYKKLRKAI; this comes from the coding sequence ATGAAGATTAATTTTGAACACCATCAAACCGCTCACTGCGAAAACGGTGTTGCCTCCAATCTACTTCTAAACAGAGGTTTAAAACTTAGCGAGCCTATGATTTTCGGAATAGGTTCCGGATTATTTTTTGTTTATCTACCTTTCTTAAAAGTCAATTTTGCTCCTGGATTCAGCTACCGACCTATGCCGGGTGCGATTTTCAGCAAAGCTGCAAAAAGATTGGGAATTAAAATTAAAAGAGTAAAATTCTCGAATCCTAAAGATGCCCAAACTGCTTTAGAAAAAAATTTAGAACAAAAGATCCCTACAGGTTTGCAGGTTGGGGTTTTTAACCTTACTTATTTTCCTGAAGAATATAAATTTCATTTCAATGCACATAACCTTGTAGTTTATGGAAAAGAAAATGGAAAATTCCTAATCAGCGATCCTGTAATGGATTTCGCAACCTCTCTATCTGAAGCTGAGCTTGAAAAAGTACGTTATGCAAAAGGTGCACTTGCCCCAAAAGGTCATATGTACTTCCCAACGCACATCCCGGAAAATATCAATCTGGAAGAAGCGATTAAAAAAGGAATAAAAGATACCTGTAAAAATATGTTGGCTCCCGTTCCTTTAATTGGAGTAAAAGCAATGCGTTGGGTCGCAAAAAGCATCCCGAAATGGGCAGATAAAAAAGGTACAAAAGTGACAAATCATTACTTAGGACAATTAATCAGAATGCAGGAAGAAATTGGAACCGGCGGTGGCGGATTCAGGTTTATTTACGGCGCTTTCTTACAGGAAGCAGCCGTTATTCTTAAAAATGATGAGCTTAAAGAATTATCCAAAGAAATTACTGCCATCGGTGACCTTTGGAGAGATTTTGCGGTGGATATTGCCAGAGTTTACAAAAATAGAAATTCGAAAAGTAATATTTATAATGAGCTTTCAAAATCGATGCTGCATATTGCAGATTTGGAGGAAGCTTTTTACAAAAAACTGAGAAAAGCAATTTAG
- a CDS encoding IS1182 family transposase: MLLQQEKLPLSSYSGLYDLIVPKENLLRKINELIDFSFIYEELLSKYCLSNGRNAESPVRMFKYLLLKSIYTVSDVDVVERSQYDMSFKYFLEMTPEEEVIHPSSLTKFRKLRLKDTDLLNILIGKTVTIAIEKGIIKSKSIIVDATHTLSRSNPFSTIEVLRERSKLLRKTVYQFDEEFKTTMPSKNSDNDVSKELDYCRELEKRIENEPSLCEIPAVKEKLNLLKEMMEDTGEQLVFSKDNDAKTGHKSAESSFFGYKTHLAMSEERIITAAVVTSGEKGDGPELPKLLKISQDNGMEVDAIIGDGAYSGKENLKIADQQNIKVVAKLNPSITQGFRKDEDIFDYNKDADRFVCPAGHLAIRKARQNKKNIGKNQVDTYYFDVEKCRVCPLKEGCYKEGAKSKTYSVSIKSELHQDQMAFQESDYYKEKSKHRYKIEAKNSELKNVHGYNRAIAYGIENMQMQGAMAIFAVNLKRILKLI; encoded by the coding sequence ATGTTATTACAGCAAGAAAAACTTCCATTGAGTTCGTATTCCGGATTGTATGATTTAATCGTTCCCAAGGAAAATCTTCTTCGTAAAATTAATGAGTTGATTGATTTTTCTTTCATCTATGAAGAGCTTTTGAGCAAGTACTGCCTGAGCAACGGGCGTAATGCAGAAAGCCCGGTACGAATGTTCAAATACCTGCTTTTGAAAAGTATTTATACCGTTTCTGATGTAGACGTGGTGGAACGTTCGCAGTATGACATGTCCTTTAAATATTTTTTGGAAATGACTCCCGAAGAGGAAGTTATTCATCCCAGTTCGCTTACAAAATTCAGAAAACTGCGTTTGAAAGATACAGATTTGCTGAATATACTGATTGGCAAAACCGTAACGATTGCCATTGAAAAAGGAATCATCAAATCCAAATCAATTATTGTAGATGCTACGCATACTTTGTCGAGAAGCAACCCTTTTTCGACAATCGAAGTATTGCGGGAACGCTCCAAGCTGCTTCGGAAAACCGTTTATCAGTTTGATGAAGAATTTAAAACGACAATGCCTTCCAAAAACAGCGACAACGATGTAAGCAAGGAATTGGATTATTGCAGAGAACTCGAAAAACGCATTGAAAACGAGCCCTCTCTCTGTGAGATTCCTGCCGTAAAGGAGAAGCTGAACCTTCTGAAAGAAATGATGGAGGACACAGGTGAGCAACTGGTTTTTTCAAAAGACAACGATGCCAAAACGGGTCACAAATCTGCAGAGAGTTCATTTTTCGGATACAAAACTCATCTGGCGATGAGCGAAGAGCGAATAATCACGGCAGCGGTGGTAACTTCGGGAGAAAAAGGCGATGGTCCGGAGCTTCCCAAACTATTGAAGATAAGCCAGGATAACGGGATGGAAGTAGATGCCATCATCGGCGATGGTGCTTACAGCGGAAAAGAAAATCTGAAAATTGCAGACCAGCAAAATATTAAGGTAGTAGCTAAGCTCAATCCCTCCATTACCCAAGGTTTTAGAAAAGACGAAGATATATTTGACTACAATAAAGATGCTGACCGTTTTGTTTGTCCTGCAGGGCACTTGGCGATACGCAAAGCACGTCAGAACAAAAAAAATATAGGCAAAAACCAAGTTGACACCTACTATTTTGATGTCGAAAAGTGCAGGGTTTGTCCATTGAAAGAAGGTTGCTATAAGGAGGGTGCAAAAAGTAAAACATATTCTGTTTCCATCAAGTCAGAATTGCATCAGGACCAGATGGCTTTTCAGGAAAGCGATTATTACAAAGAAAAATCGAAACACCGCTATAAAATAGAAGCCAAAAACAGCGAACTTAAAAATGTGCACGGCTATAACAGAGCGATTGCCTATGGAATTGAAAATATGCAAATGCAGGGAGCAATGGCTATTTTCGCAGTCAATTTGAAGAGAATACTGAAATTAATATAG